TTGGGCGATGCCCTGGGGGGGCGTGGCGGTGGATCCCGATCTGTGCGCTTCCTTGAAGCGGCATTGCGCGCGTCTCGTCTCCGATCGCCAGGCGCATCGGCGCGAGCATTGCCTGGAGGTTCAGCTCCCCTTCCTCTGGGCCCGCCGGCCGGGAGTCCGGATTGCGGCCATCGTCGTGGGGACGTCCGCCCTGGAGGATTTGCGCGAGCTGGGCCGCGGATTGGCCGCCGCCGTCTCCGGGTCGCCGGATCCGATCCTGATCGTCATCAGCAGCGACATGACCCACTACGAGACGGCGGACGCCGCCGCTCGCAAGGATCGAAGGGCCCTGGAGGCGATGGAGCGCCTCGATGCCGAGAACCTGCACCGCCGAGTGCGGGAGGAGCGTATCAGCATGTGCGGTTTCGCGCCGGCGGTCGCGGGCCTGGTGGCCGCCCGGGATCTCGGCGCGCGCTCGGGGAAGGTCGCCCGTTACTCTCATTCGGGGGACGTGACCGGAGATCTTCATTCGGTCGTCGGGTATGCCGGCATGGTCTTTTCGTGATTTCGAGCCGCGCATTCCGATCCCGGTCCCGGGCGATCCGGGCGTGGCTCCGATGCTCGCTCCTCCTGGGAATCCTGCTGGCCGGGACCGCGGCCGCTTCGGCCGAGGACGCGGCGGCGGGCGCCGGAAGCGGGGAGCGGAAAGCCTTCAGCCTTCCCGGAGGCGAAGGGAGCAAGACGCTGGAGCTGACGGCCGGGGCGGGATCGGTCTTCGGCAAGGACGAGCTGCTCCTCAAGGACTACGTCGACATCCGCTACGGAGAGCTGCGGCTCCAGGCCGATTCCGTCCGCTATGTCCCTGCCACCAAGGATTGCTTCGCCGAAGGTAACGTGATCCTCGACAACGGGCCGACCCGCATCACGGCGCGGCGGGTGGAGTACAACCTGGAGTCGGAAAAGGGGACGTTCTACGACGCCCGGGGCTACGCCGAGCCGTCGTTCTATTTCGAGGCGGTCCAGGTCCAGAAGACCGAATCTGATCGCTACGTGATCGTGGACGCGACGTTCACGACCTGCACGCAGCCGATCCCTTATTGGTCTTTCAAGGTCGCCCGCGGGACCATCCACCTCGACAACTACGCGTATCTGCACCACGTGTCATTCCGCGTGGAAAAGGTGCCCGCCTTCTACTCCCCGTATCTCGTCTGGCCCATCAAGGAGGACCGGGCGACCGGTCTGCTGTTCCCTGAGTTCGGCTTCTCCCGGAGCCGCGGATTCGTCCTGTCGAACGCCCTCTACTGGGTCATCCGCCGCAACATGGACGCGACATTCTTCGTCGACTATTACGCCCTGGCGGGCTTCGGAGAGGGGCTCGAGTATCGTTACGTCCCGTCGGCGCAGGGCAAAGGAGAGTTCCTCGGCGCTTTCATCCGGGATCAGGTGACGGACCGGGACCGCTACTTCTACAACCTCAACCATCGCCAGGATCTTCCGGGCGATTTTCGGCTGGTGGCGAGCCTCAATCAGGTGAGCGACTTCAACTATTTCCTCGACTTCCAAAGAGACCTCCGGCTCTCCACGAACCCGGTCGTTCTCTCCGACGTTTACCTGACTCGAAACTGGTCTTCGTACAGCTTCAACTTTCGGGCGGAGCGCCGACGGCAGATCTTCAGCGTGACCCGGCAGTTCTTTCCCGTGGGCACCGGCGTAGCGACCTCGGCCACCGAAGAGGAGGAGCTCACCAATCTGATCGTCCCGCGGATCGAGTTTCGTGGAAACAAGCAGCGGCTGGGTCTTTCTCCCCTCTACTTCTCGTTTCAAACCTCGCTGGACAGCTTCGAGAAGGAGACCACCCTCTTTTCGACCACTTACCAGCGGTTCGACCTTTTCCCGACCTTCTCCGCGCCGCTGCGGCTGGTTCCCTGGCTCGACGTCAACCCCTCGGCCTCGATCCGCGCGACCTACTACACGAAGCGCCTGGGAGGAACCTTTTCCGAGGATTTCAACGCCAACGGAGTGCCCGATCCCGGGGAGGACATCGGCCTGGACGGCGCCGCGGGGACAGGGGACTTCGGCGAGGGAAACGGAGTCCTCGACCGTCAGGTGGAGGTCCTGGACGACGATTTCGTGCGGAAGGTGCTGACGGGCTCCCTCGAGATCATCGGACCGAAGTTCTCCCGGATCTTCGAGAGGCCGAAGAGCGATTTCTCCGCACTCTACAAGAACACGATCGAGCCGCGAGTCACCTATCTCTATCAATCGAAGGTGGAGGATCCCGCGCAGGTCATCCAGTTCGACGAGAAGGACGCCGTCGCGGGAAGCCAGAACGCCGTCCAGTACGCTCTCGTGACGCGCCTTTTCGCCAAGCGTCCGGGCGTCAGCCCGCGCGTCGCGCAGGTCGCCGACGGATTGACGTTCCCGCAGAGGCACACGCCCCCTCCCGAGGAGGGCCAGAACCTCACGGCGCCCGCCGAGGCCAAGACGCCCGAGCCGGCCTCGCTCAGTCCGGTGGAGATTGCGTCCTTCCAGGTCTCCCAGATCTATTCCCTGCTCGGTCCGCTGAGCCGGCGCATGGACTGCACCGACGTCCTGGGCGTCCCCGTCTGCTCGCAAACGCGCACCAGTCATCTTTCCGGAGTCGACGCCCAGCTTCGCATCAATCCCACTCTCAATGCGAGCCTGGATCTCAAAGCGCAATACGACATCCTTTACAACGCCTTCCGGCGCGCCAGCCTCAGCGCGAATTTTCGCAGCGCCCGCCGCGGCTTCGTGGATGTGACCTGGTTTTACAACGCCGGGCTGGATCCCTTCAGCAGCGACAGCAGCCAGATCGGCCTTCTGGGCGAGACGAATCTCATGAACCGGAAGCTTATTCTGGGCTTCCAAGGCAACTACGACATCATCGGCAAGAGCCTCCAGGACCAGCGCTACAAGATCGGCTACAACACCCAGTGCTGCGGCTTCACGATCGAGCTGCTGGATCGGAGTTATCTGGGGGTGAGCCAGCAGGAGTTCCGTCTGGTGGTGAACCTGAAAGGAATCGGGAACGTGCTGGACGTGAACAGCGGCACGGCGGCCATCCCGACGGTTCCGCTCAACTTCTAGGGAACCGCGGCGTCGGGCCGCGGGGGAGGGGAGGAAATCGCTTTGTTGATCCTCATCACGGGGGCCGGAGGGCGGGTCGGCCGGATCCTGGAGCGCCGCCTTCAGGCGAAATTCCCGGATCGAGTAGTGGCCGCCACGCGGGAAGAGATGGACCTCACCGACCCGGCCCGGGTCGTCCTCGAGCTGGAGCGCTTCGACCCTCCCCCGACGGTCGTCGTCAATTGCGCCGCGGTGACCGATCCGTATCTCGCCGACTCCTCGCCCGAGGAGGTCCTTGCGGTCAACCGGGAGGGCGTGGCCGGGCTGGCCCGGGCCTGCCGGGAAATTCCGTGCCGTCTGATTCACTTCTCCACGGTCGACGTGTTCGACGGCCGCAAGCTCGCCCCTTACGTCGAAACGGACGTTCCCGATGCCGCCAGCCAATACGGCCGCATCCGCACCCTCGGCGAGCTGGGCGTCGCGGAGGGGAACCCCGATCACCTGATCGTGCGGCTCTCGCTCGTCTGTGGAGACGCCGAGGACGGAGATCCTCTGCGAGCGGTCGCGGTGGCGCTGCGCGAGGACGTTCCTCTCGCCTGGGAGGACCGACGAGTCTCCCCCATCTTCGCCGAGGATTTGGCCTCGGCGGCGGCGACCCTGATCAAGAGCGACTGGCGAGGCGTCCTGCATCTCGCCAACGGCGGTTCCTGCTTTCTCTCGGAAATGGCCGCCGAGACGGCGCGGCATTTGAACGTCCTTGCCCCTCCGGAGCTGTGCGGCGGACCGGGCCCAGCCTCCTTTCGGGAGGGTGGGGGGGCCAACGCCGTCCTCGACGCGGGGCGCTTCGCCGTCTTGAGCGGGAGAAGATTGCGGGACTGGCGCGCGGCGCTCGCGGCCTCTCTGGACCGTCCGGCGGAGGATTGAGTGGGAGCGATCTGCGTTACGGGGGGAACCGGTTATTTCGGAGGCAGCCTCGTGAGCGCTCTGGCCGACGCGGGGGAGGAAGTCGTGGCCATGGTGCGGGATCCCGGCGCGGCGGCGCATCTCGATCGGCGCGCGCGTCGGGTGAGGGGCGATGTCACCGACCCCGAATCGATCCGCCGCGCGATGCAGGGCTGCACGCAGGCGATCCATGCTGCGGCCCACGTCCGCGTGTGGGATCGGGATCCGGGTCGGTTCGAGAGGATCAACGTCGGCGGGCTCATGAACGTGCTGCGCGCCGCCGAGGAGGCGGCGCTGAGCCGGATCGTGTTCACCAGCTCGTTCATGGCGCTCGGTCCCTCCGGAGGAGGGACCGCCGACGAAGACTGGGACCCGCCCGGCCGCCGTTATCACAATCTCTACGAGAAGACCAAGGCCCTCGCCGATCAGGCGGCCCGGCGCGAGGCGCGGCGCGGGCTTCCTCTCGTCATCCTCTACCCGGGAGTCCTCTACGGCCCGGGACGCGTCACGCCGGGCAACCTGGTCGGGAAGACCATCACCGATTTCATGGCGCGCCGGATTCCAGGGATTCTCGGGGCGGGGGATCGCCGCATCTGCTACGCCTACGTGGCCGACGTCGTCGAGGGACACCTCGCGGCCCTGCGCGCCGACGTGGCCGGCGAGCGCTTCATCCTCGGAGGGGAGAACCGGACACTCCGGGAGCTTTTCGAAGAGCTGGAGAGGATCACCGGCGTTCCCGCTCCGCGGCGGCACATCCCTCATTCCGCGGCGAAGATCGCCGGGCGCTTTCTGCGATGGAGGGCGTCTCTCACGGGGATCGAGCCCGAAATCACCGACGAGGTCGTAGAGATCTACAGGCAGGAATGGGCCTACACGAGCCGCCGGGCCGCGGCGAGACTCGGCTACCGAATTACCCCCCTCAAGGTCGGGCTGGAGGCGACGGTGCGATCGATCCGGGAGGGAGCGGCTTGAGCCCGGGGGCGCACTCGGAAACCCTTCGGAAGCTCGTCCACGTCTCCATGGCGGGATTCGCTCTTCTCCTCCGATGGATTCCCTGGCAGGCGGCGGCGGGGCTCGCCGCGGCGGCTATCGTCTTCAACATCGCCTTGATCCCCCGCCTCGGAGACCGACTGATCCGGCCGGGAGAGCGAGAACGGGTGCTGCGATCGGGAGTGGTGCTCTACGCCGTCGCCGTGCTCGTGCTGATTCTGATCTTCCGGCATCGGCTGGAGATCGCGGCAGGGGCTTGGGGAATTCTGGCCTTCGGAGACGGAGCGTCCACCCTGCTGGGCGGCACCTTGGCGGGGCCGAGGCTTCCGTGGAACCCGAAGAAGAGCTGGATCGGATCGGCGGCCTTCCTGCTCTTCGGGTCGGTGGGAGGGGCGGCGCTGATGTCCTGGGTCGGCGCGCGCTACGACGCGCCGGCTCAGGGGCTTCCGATCTGGGTCCTGGCGAGCGTCGCGGCCCTGGCGGGGGCGATCGTGGAGAGTCTTCCCCTGGCGCTCGACGACAATCTCTCGGTGCCGCTGTTCTGCGGAGCCTTGCTGCGCTCGCTCCAGCTACTGGATCCGCGGGTCTGGACCGATTCCGCGGCGTTGCTCCGCCACGACTTCTTCCTGGGTCTGGCCCTCACCGGCCTCTTCGCTCTGGCGGCGCGGGGCACGGGCTCGGTCTCCTGGTCCGGAGTGGCGGGTGGAATGCTGGTGGGAACGGTCATCGCGACGTTCGCGGGCCCTTCCGGCTTCGCCGTCCTGGCGCTTTTCTTCATCCTGGGATCGGTGGCGACGCGGCTCGGATACGCGCGGAAGGCCCGCCGGGGCATCGCCCAGGAGGACCGCGGCGCCCGCGGCTGGGTGCACGCGCTGGCGAACGGCTCCGTTCCCGCCTATCTCGCCTTTCTCGGCGCGTCAACCTCGCCGGAGCTGGCGGCGATGCTTCGAGTCGCCTTCGTGGCTTCGGTGGCCACCGCCGCCTGCGACACGCTCGGCTCGGAAGCTGGACCCCTCGGCAAGGGGGAGCCGCTGCTCATCACCCGGATGAGAAGAGTTCCCGCCGGCACTCCGGGGGCCGTCTCGCTGCTGGGGACGGGGGCAGGCGCGGCCGGCGCGCTGCTGATCGGGATGCTCGCCGCCGCCCTGGGGACGATCCCGGCCTGGACGATCGGAGTCGTCGTCGCGGCCGCGCTCTTGGGCGCCCTGCTGGAGTCGGTGCTGGGAGCGACGCTCGAGCCGATGGGCCTGGTCGACAGCGAAACGATCAATTTCGTGAACACGGCGGCCGGCGGTCTCGCGGCCCTGGCCTTGATGCGGTGGGCGGGAGGGGGTACCCCGTGAGGCCGTCCGACCTCCTCGGGGGTCTTCCGCATCATTCCCTGGCGAAGCTCGCCCGCTCGCTGTCGAAATGGCGCGTCTTCCTGGCATTCGCCCGGCCTTTCACCCTGCTGCCGCCTCTCCTGGGAGTCGTGTCGGGAGCGATCACGGCCTTCGGATCGGCGCACAACCCCGACCCTCAGCGCCGGCTGACCGCCAGCGTGATCGCGACCATCGCGCTCGGCTCGCTTTGTGCGGCGATGCTCAACGCCGCCTCCAACGGAATCAACCAGATCTACGATCTCGAGATCGATCGCCGGAACAAGCCGGGAAGACCGCTGGTGACGGGCGCCCTGTCTCTCGCGGAGGGATGGTGGTTCTCGGCGGTTCTGTACGTGCTGGCGCTCCTTCCCACCTGGCTGGTGGTCGTCTATCCCTACAACTCGGCGGCTGAGAAGCTCGCGGCCCCCCTGGCGCGTCACGAGTGTTTCTTCATCTATCTCGCGGGGATGGTCCTCACCGTCGTGTATTCCGTCCCGGCGTTCGGCCGGACGAAGCGCAGTGGATTCTGGGCGAATCTCACGATCGCCGTCCCGCGCGGCGGGCTTCTCAAGGTGGCCGGCTGGTCGATGGTCGCGAGCGTCATGCATCCCGAGCCCTGGTTCATCGGCCTGATCTTCTT
This is a stretch of genomic DNA from Candidatus Polarisedimenticolia bacterium. It encodes these proteins:
- the amrB gene encoding AmmeMemoRadiSam system protein B, with the translated sequence MRTPAVSGRFYPENPGELQDMVERFLAPPAPEVRPAVALMAPHAGFIYSGMVAGDTYRRVEVPARVVLMGPNHTGLGPPLSLWDAEDWAMPWGGVAVDPDLCASLKRHCARLVSDRQAHRREHCLEVQLPFLWARRPGVRIAAIVVGTSALEDLRELGRGLAAAVSGSPDPILIVISSDMTHYETADAAARKDRRALEAMERLDAENLHRRVREERISMCGFAPAVAGLVAARDLGARSGKVARYSHSGDVTGDLHSVVGYAGMVFS
- the lptD gene encoding LPS assembly protein LptD, with product MISSRAFRSRSRAIRAWLRCSLLLGILLAGTAAASAEDAAAGAGSGERKAFSLPGGEGSKTLELTAGAGSVFGKDELLLKDYVDIRYGELRLQADSVRYVPATKDCFAEGNVILDNGPTRITARRVEYNLESEKGTFYDARGYAEPSFYFEAVQVQKTESDRYVIVDATFTTCTQPIPYWSFKVARGTIHLDNYAYLHHVSFRVEKVPAFYSPYLVWPIKEDRATGLLFPEFGFSRSRGFVLSNALYWVIRRNMDATFFVDYYALAGFGEGLEYRYVPSAQGKGEFLGAFIRDQVTDRDRYFYNLNHRQDLPGDFRLVASLNQVSDFNYFLDFQRDLRLSTNPVVLSDVYLTRNWSSYSFNFRAERRRQIFSVTRQFFPVGTGVATSATEEEELTNLIVPRIEFRGNKQRLGLSPLYFSFQTSLDSFEKETTLFSTTYQRFDLFPTFSAPLRLVPWLDVNPSASIRATYYTKRLGGTFSEDFNANGVPDPGEDIGLDGAAGTGDFGEGNGVLDRQVEVLDDDFVRKVLTGSLEIIGPKFSRIFERPKSDFSALYKNTIEPRVTYLYQSKVEDPAQVIQFDEKDAVAGSQNAVQYALVTRLFAKRPGVSPRVAQVADGLTFPQRHTPPPEEGQNLTAPAEAKTPEPASLSPVEIASFQVSQIYSLLGPLSRRMDCTDVLGVPVCSQTRTSHLSGVDAQLRINPTLNASLDLKAQYDILYNAFRRASLSANFRSARRGFVDVTWFYNAGLDPFSSDSSQIGLLGETNLMNRKLILGFQGNYDIIGKSLQDQRYKIGYNTQCCGFTIELLDRSYLGVSQQEFRLVVNLKGIGNVLDVNSGTAAIPTVPLNF
- a CDS encoding DUF92 domain-containing protein, encoding MSPGAHSETLRKLVHVSMAGFALLLRWIPWQAAAGLAAAAIVFNIALIPRLGDRLIRPGERERVLRSGVVLYAVAVLVLILIFRHRLEIAAGAWGILAFGDGASTLLGGTLAGPRLPWNPKKSWIGSAAFLLFGSVGGAALMSWVGARYDAPAQGLPIWVLASVAALAGAIVESLPLALDDNLSVPLFCGALLRSLQLLDPRVWTDSAALLRHDFFLGLALTGLFALAARGTGSVSWSGVAGGMLVGTVIATFAGPSGFAVLALFFILGSVATRLGYARKARRGIAQEDRGARGWVHALANGSVPAYLAFLGASTSPELAAMLRVAFVASVATAACDTLGSEAGPLGKGEPLLITRMRRVPAGTPGAVSLLGTGAGAAGALLIGMLAAALGTIPAWTIGVVVAAALLGALLESVLGATLEPMGLVDSETINFVNTAAGGLAALALMRWAGGGTP
- a CDS encoding UbiA family prenyltransferase, with the translated sequence MRPSDLLGGLPHHSLAKLARSLSKWRVFLAFARPFTLLPPLLGVVSGAITAFGSAHNPDPQRRLTASVIATIALGSLCAAMLNAASNGINQIYDLEIDRRNKPGRPLVTGALSLAEGWWFSAVLYVLALLPTWLVVVYPYNSAAEKLAAPLARHECFFIYLAGMVLTVVYSVPAFGRTKRSGFWANLTIAVPRGGLLKVAGWSMVASVMHPEPWFIGLIFFLFLLGASSTKDFSDMEGDRAHGCSTLPIRYGVRTAARMIAPFFVFPWLLMPLGAHVADPWNPTRRLLSGNAAILTGVGAALTLWGLWTSYLITKDPEDLATTENHPSWTHMYMMMMFAQVGFAVAYLV
- a CDS encoding NAD(P)-dependent oxidoreductase, whose translation is MILITGAGGRVGRILERRLQAKFPDRVVAATREEMDLTDPARVVLELERFDPPPTVVVNCAAVTDPYLADSSPEEVLAVNREGVAGLARACREIPCRLIHFSTVDVFDGRKLAPYVETDVPDAASQYGRIRTLGELGVAEGNPDHLIVRLSLVCGDAEDGDPLRAVAVALREDVPLAWEDRRVSPIFAEDLASAAATLIKSDWRGVLHLANGGSCFLSEMAAETARHLNVLAPPELCGGPGPASFREGGGANAVLDAGRFAVLSGRRLRDWRAALAASLDRPAED
- a CDS encoding NAD-dependent epimerase/dehydratase family protein, translated to MGAICVTGGTGYFGGSLVSALADAGEEVVAMVRDPGAAAHLDRRARRVRGDVTDPESIRRAMQGCTQAIHAAAHVRVWDRDPGRFERINVGGLMNVLRAAEEAALSRIVFTSSFMALGPSGGGTADEDWDPPGRRYHNLYEKTKALADQAARREARRGLPLVILYPGVLYGPGRVTPGNLVGKTITDFMARRIPGILGAGDRRICYAYVADVVEGHLAALRADVAGERFILGGENRTLRELFEELERITGVPAPRRHIPHSAAKIAGRFLRWRASLTGIEPEITDEVVEIYRQEWAYTSRRAAARLGYRITPLKVGLEATVRSIREGAA